The Euphorbia lathyris chromosome 3, ddEupLath1.1, whole genome shotgun sequence genome contains a region encoding:
- the LOC136223665 gene encoding lysine histidine transporter-like 7, whose product MAGSIQELSLHDCLSPSPQSLVSIEIHEQPQPQPPNPFTDDWLPLTESRNGNFFSCVFHLLSSSLGFQALLLPLVFSLLGWLWGIICVSMVFGWQLYTTWLLVHLHEAVPGIRISRYLHLAIVAFGPKVGKIVAIFPVMYLSGGSCVITIITGGRIMELLFGLVSDKPNSLSGTGWFFIFTCVAITLAHQPSLNSITAFSFVASITSIAYFTLIWVSTIPPNAKPSKVSHAPLQHDMPTTALIFNALAILMLSFRGHNLVLEIQGTLPSDSSKIMWKAVVLAYLLIDMCMYPLAILEFWAYGNQIPRKVGTTSVFLQFYLQNAKKVIRFIAYMLVLVNCFSSFQIYAMPVFDNLEMKYTSIKNKRCSCLVRTCIRIFFGGLTFFISVAFPFLPNLPGFIGGLALPLTYVYPCLMWISIQKTPRNSSMWCLNLLLACLGVAVTICSVTAALWTLVTKGLSAHFFKP is encoded by the exons ATGGCAGGAAGTATTCAAGAGTTATCTCTCCATGACTGCTTAAGTCCAAGTCCACAGTCCTTGGTTAGCATAGAAATCCATGAACAGCCTCAACCTCAACCTCCAAATCCTTTCACTGATGATTGGCTTCCTCTTACTGAATCCAGAAATGGAAACTTCTTTTCTTGTGTTTTCCATTTGCTTTCTTCTTCCTTGGGATTTCAagctcttcttcttcctcttgttTTTTCTCTTCTTGGCTG GTTATGGGGAATTATATGTGTATCAATGGTATTTGGATGGCAGCTGTACACTACATGGCTTTTAGTCCATCTTCACGAAGCTGTCCCTGGTATCCGAATTAGCAGATACCTTCATCTTGCTATTGTTGCCTTTG GTCCAAAGGTAGGGAAAATAGTTGCAATATTCCCAGTAATGTATCTATCTGGCGGGTCATGTGTGATAACAATAATAACAGGCGGTAGGATAATGGAGCTTCTATTTGGACTTGTATCTGATAAACCCAATTCCTTGAGTGGCACTGGGTGGTTTTTTATATTCACTTGCGTGGCTATAACTCTTGCTCACCAACCAAGTTTAAATTCCATCACGGCTTTCTCTTTTGTTGCTTCAATCACGTCTATTGCCTATTTTACTCTCATTTGGGTTTCAACCATCCCTCCTAATGCAAAACCTTCTAAGGTTTCTCATGCTCCATTACAACACGATATGCCTACAACCGCTCTTATTTTTAATGCACTTGCCATCCTCATGCTTTCCTTTAGGGGACACAATCTTGTGCTTGAAATCCAG GGAACATTACCTTCAGATTCAAGTAAGATAATGTGGAAAGCAGTGGTACTAGCATACCTACTCATAGATATGTGTATGTATCCCTTGGCAATACTAGAGTTCTGGGCTTACGGAAACCAG ATACCTAGAAAAGTAGGAACAACAAGCGTATTTTTGCAATTCTACCTCCAAAATGCGAAAAAGGTGATAAGATTCATAGCATACATGCTGGTATTAGTAAATTGCTTCAGTTCATTCCAAATCTATGCAATGCCAGTTTTTGACAATTTGGAGATGAAATACACGAGCATCAAGAATAAACGTTGCTCTTGCTTGGTTCGGACATGCATTCGCATATTTTTTGGAGGGCTGACATTCTTCATTTCAGTTGCTTTCCCATTTTTGCCAAATCTACCAGGCTTTATAGGAGGACTAGCATTACCTTTAACCTACGTTTATCCATGTTTAATGTGGATTTCAATTCAAAAAACCCCCAGAAATAGTAGCATGTGGTGTCTTAATTTGTTGTTGGCCTGCTTAGGCGTGGCTGTCACTATTTGTTCAGTAACTGCTGCGCTCTGGACTTTGGTTACAAAAGGCCTATCTGCCCATTTCTTTAAGCCTTGA